The genomic region ATTCGGTAAAGTTCTTCTCCAACAAGGCACCACTTCTATTTTTGCTGATCCTCATGAAATTGCTAACGTCTATGGCACTCGTGGCATTGATTTTATGCTCGAAGATGCTAAAAAAACTCAATTAAACACTTTCATTATGTTACCCTCTTGCGTTCCATGCACATCATTTGAACATAACTATGAAAAACTTGACGCTAAAAAGCTCCGTTCTTATTACCAAACACCTAATGTCTGTGGCTTAGCAGAAATAATGGATTATCCCGCTGTTGCCAGCAAAGATGCTGACATGTTAGAAAAGATCAACGATTGCTTAGCAAATCATCGACAAATTGATGGACATGGAGCTGGCTTAAATCGGCAACAACTTGATATTTTTCAACAAAATCATATTACAACTGATCATGAATGTTCTACTCCTGAACAGGCGCTTGAACGTATTAAATTAGGTTTCTATGTTTTCTTACGCGAAGGAACCGTTGAACGTGATTTAGAAAATATCATTAATGTTGTCAATGAATCGAACGCACAACGCTTTGCCTTTTGTACTGATGATAAATTAATCAGTAGTTTACTTGAAGAAGGCGGTATTAACTACTGCATTAAGTTAGCAATTCAACATGGTATCCGTCCTGAAACTGCCTACACAATGGCTAGCTATAACGCTGCTAATGCCCATCACCTTTCAAACTTAGGAGCATTAAGTAGTAGTTTTAATGCTGACATTGTTGTTTTAGATGACTATCAAAATGTATCTATTCATTCCGTAATCAAAGATGGAGAAATTATTAACTCCACAGAATCACATGCTTCAAATGCAAATTGTCCAAGTTCTATGAACTTTTCAATTACTCCTAACCAACTAGAATTAAAAATGCAATCTTCAAAAGCAAATATTATCGGTGTTATTCCTAATCATATCGACACAAAGCATCTTATTGAGGACGTAACTGTCGAAAATAATTTATTTGTACCAGATACTTCCAAAGATCAACTTAAAATTGTTGTAGTTGAACGACACCACCACTTAAATACAGTAGGCGTAGGTATTGTAAAAGGCTTTAAATTACAACAAGGAGCTATTGCTTCTACAATTGCTCATGATTCACATAATTTAATTGCTGTGGGTACAAATGATCAAGCAATTTTGAATGCAATTTTACATTTAAAAGAAATTGATGGAGGAATTACTGTCTTTGATGATCAAAAAGAATTAGCATCAATGCCTCTTTCAATTGGCGGATTAATGTCTGATAAGCCATATCAAGAAGCTAATACTGATCTTAAAAATGTTCAAGATGCTTATCGTTCTATTAGTCAGGAAATTAAATTTGATCCATTTATCACACTTTCATTTTTAGCTCTTCCTGTAATTCCAACACTTAAAATTACAGATCAAGGACTTTATGATTTTGATCAACAAAAATTTATTAATGTAAGCAATCTAGAAAAATAATAATAATAATAATAAAAACTAAAAAAACTAAGGGTAATAATCTACCCTTAGTTTTTTAGTTTTTAATTAGCAAATGCTTTTCCCAGGTTCTGAAGCAATTATTTGTAAATTTCCTTGAATTTTCCAACTTTTAACTGAAAATGGTAATATAAAGTGCATTCCCTTTTTTATTAAATATTCTTGGTCAGCAATTTTTATTGATCCACTTCCATCTAAAACAGAAACCAACATATATGGAGCTTGTTGTTTAAATACTCCACTTCCTCCATCAACTACCCACTTATATACAGAAAAAAATTTATTTGAAATAAAACGAGTAACTAAAACATCACCAATATGGTAATTTTCTGGTTTTATTTGCCAATCTTTTTGTGGCACACTTATACATTCCACTGATTGTTTTAAATGTAATTTTCGTTTTTGTTTTGTATGTGGATCAATTCGATCAAAATCATAAATGCGATATGTAGTATCTGAACTTTGTTGTGTTTCTAATACCATTAATCCCTTACCAAGAGCATGTACTGTGCCACTTGGCACATAAATAAAATCGCCTTCATGTACAGTCTTTTTTCGAAATAATTTATTCCATTCATGATTATAAATCATTTCCTTTAACTCACTTCGCGATTTAGCATTGTGCCCATAATAAATTTGAGCTCCCTTATCTGCTTTAATTACATACCAACATTCATTTTTCCCCAACTCATGTTCATGTTTTTCGGCATATGCATCATCAGGGTGAACTTGTACAGATAAATCATCCTTTGCATCTAAAATTTTTACAAGTAATGGAAATACATCCCCTTTGGCATTTCCAAATTCCTCTCGATGATTTTTCCACACATATTCCAAACTCTTGCCTTTAAATGGTCCATTTTCCACAATTGATAATCCATGTGGATGAGCAGAAATTGCCCAACATTCCCCCGTATGATTACTTGGAATATCGTAATCAAATTCATCTTTTAACCTTTTTCCACCCCAAATTTTTTCTTGGAAAAATGGTTTCAAGAAGATTGGTTCATTCATAATATACTACCTTCTATCTGATTGAAATTTATTTACAAATTAATTTTATCAAGTTGTCAATCAGATGTAAACGCTACCATTAATCGAATTTTACGAATTTACTTACTATTTTATCTCTTCGATCTAAGAACTCTTGATTATTAGACGATGGATGAACTCGATTTGTTAAAACAATTAGTCCTTGTTGATACTTTTTGCTCAATAAAATAAATGTTCCAGTATATCCTGTATGATAAATCCATGGTGTTTGATCAGGACTAAAACGCAAATCCCATCCTAGTGAACGTTGTAAATGATTTGTTGTCCAATCTTTAAATAAACTATTAATCGTTTGATTAGTCAAAATATCATTTTCGTGTTCATCACTTAAAATCCAATTTGCAAATTTAATTAAATCATTCAATGTCATAAATAATCCTGCAGATGCACAATGTTCCTTCAAAACAAAAGCTTTAGGATCATGCACCTCTCCTTGAATTAATCCTCGTTTATCAGTAATCTCAGTAGGGACAGAAAACTGCTTTTGTGGATTAAATGTGCTTTCTTTTAAATTTAATGGTTCCAATATCTTTTCTGTTATAGTTTTTTGCACAGGTTCATGATAAAATGATTCAATCATTTGTCCTAACATTATTAATCCAACATCCGTATAGACGACTTTTTTATCGAACCAGTCCCCTACTTTTAATGAATCTAATGCATCCAATAATTCTTTACGATTAAGTTCATCCCGATGTGGAATATATCCAGAAATAGCAGATGTATGTGTTAATAAATGACGTACTGTTACACGTTGATCATCAAACAAAGGAATAAAATCTGCTACCTTATCATTTAATGATAGTCTACCTTTTTCTACCAAATTCAAAATTAAAGTAGTTGTCCCTACAACTTTCGTTAGCGAAGCAACATCATATAACATGCCATATCTTAATTCTTTTTTTATCGGAATAATTTGTGATTTTCCAAATACATGTGTTTCAACATTATTTTTATCTATAATTGCATATGAAATTCCAGGAACTACTTTATCTGATACAAGTTGTTTAAGTTCCTTTTTAATTTCTTGTTTTCTCATTTAAATCCTCCAATTGATTTATATACCGAATCTTAAACTTTCCATCTTGATAATCTACTAAACTTGCTCGTGAATTATCTAATAAAAATACTGGCACATCACCACATAAACTTTCGATAAAATTCGATAATATCAATCCATGAGTTACAATCAAAATATTACATTCTTCATCTTGATATTCATTACCAATTAATTTTAATGCCCGACTAAAGCGTGAATATAAATGAGCGGAGTCTTCGATTTTCTCTGTCCCATCCATTGTACGAAAAATTTTAATCAATTCACCTACATGTTCTTCATTTAAAAATGCACGAATTATTTTTCTGATCCCTAAAGTACGCAATGCCTGTGGAATCACTTCAAAATTATGTGCTTCTTCAAATCTACCAAAACTTAATTCCCTCAAATCAGGATCACGATAAATTGGAGGAATTCTTTGCAGGTTCTCCTCTAAAATATATTTAGCAGTATCTTGCGTTCGCTTCAAATCGCTTGTAAAAACCGCACGAAACTTTATCTTTCTAAGCTCATATCCCAATCTTCTTGCCATTCTAATTCCTTTTTTAGTCAAAGGAGAATCTGTAATTCCTTGCAAACGAACTTGACGATTTAATTTTGTTTGTCCATGCCTAACGAGATAAAAATGAACTACAGCCATCTCTTTTCTCCTTTCTTTAACTTGAATATTAACATTATAAACCAATCAATTAACTTTTATAAATTATCTGTTACTATGTTTCTGTTATTCCTGTTAAAATATAGATAGAACTAAGAGAGAAGGCCTGCAAATGGAACTTACATTTGATTCTATTTATAAAATTTTAAATCAGATTGAACATAATCCTGAAATGGTAACTAAAACTAAATCTCCATATGAAAATGTTGTTCAATTATTTATTCCTGATTCAATTCACATTGATCACGAAGATTTCTATTTTCCTGCAAATAAATTAATGGTTAACCTTTTACCAGAAGATTTTATTAATAAACATCAACATTTATTCAAAACTTACTGGGAAATGGCTGGTAAACCTATTCCATATTTTGACGAAGTATGGATCACAACTGCTCATTTAAATCAGGCCAAAGTATACTTAATCGAATTATCCTTTGAATAAAAAAAGCCTAGATTCTCCGCCTATAATATGGCTGAATCTAGGCTTAATTGTTAATTAACTAAATTAATCGTCTAAGTCTTCCTCAATATTTAAATTATACAAATTACTTACTGGCTCGTCTTTTGCTACTGGATGTACAACAATTACTGCAACTGCTCCTTTTTCAGAAACATATCCTGCAAATTGAGTAATTGCTTCAACTTCATATACTAGACCGTCAGTATTATAAATATACTGACCAACTTCAGGCATAATTTCAAATTCAATTTTATTCATTCGATAATAATCTTCAAATTTAACATCATGCATGACAAGCAAAACTTTATGCATTATCAATAATCCCCTCTTTAGCTTTTGATATTATTATACACGAGAAATTCTATTTTAAAAGATTTTTCTTAATTTTCACTAAAAAAAGTTAAACATAGCGCATGATGGTTGCTTGACATATTATTTCCAATTTAATAGAATTAAACTGTTATAATTATTGAGCATTCGCCAAATTGGTAAGGCAGTGGACTCTGAATCCATAATTTACAGGTTCGAACCCTGTATGCTCAATTGAGACCTTTATAACTATCTATGATTGTCTATAAACGTTGAGTTTATAGGCTTTTTTATTTTCTAGTATCTACAAATAATTGTGGATAACTACACTGGAGAGACCCTAAAAGAGACCCTGAAACGCATTAGACAATCATTGATATATTAACGATTATCAACAATAAAACATAAAAAGAGAGACCCTAATTTAAATAATTAGCAAATTTAATTACTGTTTCGCTTTGCTCTTTTTGTGTAACGTGAGTATATACATTTAATGTAGTTTTTGCATCCGCATGTCCTAACCTGTTTTGAACCTCTTTTATGGTTGCTCCTGCTTGGAATAATATACTTGCATGAGTATGCCTAAAGCCATGACAAGAAATATATTTCAAACCATATTTCTTACTTAATTGATGCATCCAGTTATTTGGTCGTGTTGGATGCAAGATTGACCCTTTTTTATTTGAAAATATTAAGCGGTCATCAAGAATATTTTTTCCATTCATATAAAAAATATGCGACTGTTTAACTTTCCATTCTTTTAAAATGCTCATGGTTTCTTTATCCATATATAAATTACGTTTGCTTGATAATGTTTTAGGCGATTGAATAACTAACTTATTATTTTCAACCATAGTTACAGTTTTATTAATTGTAATCATGTTTTTATTAAAATTAATATCTTTCCAAGTAAGTGCCAAAGCCTCGCCTTTTCGCATTCCGCTATATGCTAGCAAACGAAAGAAAGTGTAAATTTTAAAATTACCATTATTCTTACAACAGTGTAAAAACTGGTTTAATTCTGCTTTTGAATAAAAATTTGTGAAAGTGGATGCATCCCTTTTTATTTTTGGTTTAGTAACGTTCTTAAAAGGGTTTTTATTGATAATTTCTAATTTAACAGCATAATCAAGTATTCTAGTTGTATAAAATACATATCTGTTTAATTGCTTAGGATATTCTTTAAACCACTTATTAACAGCCTTTTGACAATCAACAAGCGTTATTTTTTTAACATAGTAATCTTTAAAAAGTGGTAATACATGCATATTTAAAATACGTTTAGTGGTTGCAAAGGTTGAGGGCTTAACAGTTCCTTTATATAAATCAAACCACAATTCTAATAACTCATTAAATCTAATATTACTATCCTGTTTAAAAAATTCGCCTGTGCTTACTTGATATGAAATTTTTGAAAGCTCTTTTTGTGCATCTTGTTCGCTTAAAAAATTAGAACGCTTAACGTAACGCTTTTTGCCTGTCTTTTCATCTACACCCGCATACAAACGAAATTTGTAACGTGTTTCATGTTTTGAATTTTCGTACTTAACAATTTTTACCATTCCTGAAATTCCTTTCTTTGAGTTTGCCCGCTCTTATAATTCCAAGAAATCTATTAAATTGTATTTGTGGCCAAGATTTAAATTTAAAATAAATTGCTAAAAACGTTATATTAACAGCATTTTCTTTATTATAAATAATAAATTAAATTGCACATAAATAACCACATAACAGAGATTTAACAAGGTTGTATATTTTGTAGTAATTAAATGTTAACACTTAAAAAGTGCAGAAAAATGCAGAAAACAAGGCTTTTTTAATTGGCTTAATTTACTTATAAGCACTAATATAACAACGTTTTAACAAGCTAAATATATTTAGTGTACTGTACTTTAAAACCTTGCAAAATCTTGCAAAACCTTACATTTTTTAACGATTAAAGTTACATTTGCGACACTATAAAAAAGATTTAAAAACTGAATGCATTCGAAACTTGAAAAACCTGAAATAATATCAGAAAACAACTTAATAATGATTAAAGGTAATATTTAAAATTACTACTTTTCACTACTAAGAAACGCACTAAATTAAACTTAGACTCCGGCTCAAATTTGAGCTCATTAAAATATAGATCATTATATTTTTAATTGTTTCATTATGGCTTTTTAGTCTTTTCCTCTCATAAATCTTTTAATCAACTCAAGGTCTTCCTTGGGTATTTCTCGACCTTCGTACGTAAAAATAACATCATCATCTAAGTCTACTTTTTTAGGTACGTCATTATGTGAGTATTTTCTAGGTTCTTGTTTCAAATATTTATCCATTTTATCTAATAAGTATGGGACTAATTTATTATCGTCTATTAGATTTCCATACTTATTAGTGATATTGTCGGAAAAATTTAAACCAAGATTTATAAAAAAATCAAATGGAAAAATATCACTTAACAAGTCATCTAATACCAAATCTCTTTTTTGGAAATCTATTTCACCGTTCCGCTCAATATTTTTCAATATATCCTCTAAACTAGTGTTTTTTAATTGATATATCTTATTTCTATCGTTTAAAAAATACGTTCTTAAACTTTTTATATGGATATAATCGTGCATTTCATCATCATTAGTAATCATCAGTCCATATACATCGTCCTTTATTTCACTGGCACTATATCCCAAATACCCCTGCAAATACGAAATTGGTACATTAAAAAAATCAGCTATTTTTTTCCATGTCTCTAGTTTAGGTTCCCTTTTACCATTTTCATAAAATGATACAGTTTGAAAAGATTTACCAATCGCCTCCGCTAATTTTTTCTGTGAAATACCTTTTTCTTCTCTTAATTCTCGTATTCTATTTTTGTACTTTTTCATCAAAATATCCTTCTTTCACTTATAAATTTATCATAAAAAAAACACTTATTCTACTAAAAGTTGATTTATTCAATTGACATTCCACTAAAAGTAGAATATATTGTTAATCAAGGTTGACACTCTTCAAAAAGTAGAACATAGAAAGAAGATAGTAGTATGAAATTAACAAATTCTCAAATTTTAGCTCTTAAACGAAAACGCGGGGAGTTAAATATATCTGTGTTAGAAATGTCAAAACAAACCGGCGTAAGCCGTTGGACACTAGACAAAATTTTTAAAGGCGAAAAAACAAACGTTTATAAATCAACCTTTGATAAATTAAATAGCTGGCTTATATCTCAATTAGACGTACTCAAAGAGCAGTAAGGAGGATGCAATTAATGAAAGAATTAGTATTCAAAACCACGGCATTAAGTACCGCTGAACCTTATACAACAAGTGAGGTTATTGCGGAATATAGCGAGAATGAGCATAAAAGCATTAGAAAACTAATCGAAACACATAAAACAACGCTTGAACGTTTAGGAGTTTTGACATTTGAAATCGCTAAACCTCCTAAAAATTCAAAAGGTGGTAGACCTAGAAAGATTTATCACTTAAACGAACAACAAGCCACCTTTTTAATTACATTGCTAAAAAATACGCCTAATGTAGTAGCATTCAAATTTGAACTCACACGGCAATTTTATGCAACACGTAACGAATTAAAGAAAAGACATTCTTTAAGGCTTGAAGATAAAAGCAAACGTAAAACATTAACGGATGCAGTTAAAGAATGGAATTTAAAAGAAAATTACCCACATCCGTATTCAATGTTTACAAATTTGCTTTGTAAAGTTACAACTGGTAAATCATGCAAACAATTTAAAGCATCATGCAAAGCAGATAAAAAGACCCCTATTACTGAACTAATGAACGTTAACCAATTAGAAAAGTATCAAGGGTTAGAAAATAAAATTATTGCTTTGCTATCGCTTAATATGGACTACCAACAAATCAAAGCATATTTAAATGGTGGAACGCTACAAGTAACAATTTAAGAAAGGAATTAAACATGAAAATAATCGAAATTACAAAATATGAATCATTGTTAAAGAAAAAAATTGCATCAGACCCACAAAGAAATAAAAAAATTATTAACGATCATAATTGGAAAGTTAAAGGACTAAAAGAATATTTATTGAGTTTGGCCAACTAGAAAGGAATTGAATTAAATGGATATTGAAGAATTAAATTTACAAAATAAAGCCTTAATCACTTTATTAGATGATGCAATAGAAAGTATTTCACGAACTAAAGATAAGTTAAAAGATTATGAATTTAACCGCTTAGAAAATTCAATTTTTTATATTATTAGTGAATTAAGCGGAAATACAAAAGCAATTGATGAATTAGTTACAAGAAAGGATTACAAGCACAATGAACAATCTAGATAAAGAAAAGCTATTTCAAATGTTGGCCGACTTAAAAGATTTTGAAACGCAATTCAAGCAAGTTAAAAACTATGATGATGAAAATAATATTATTCAAAATCTACTTTATGTAATGTTTTATGGTCGGCATTACATAGATAAAATGTTGGAGATTGTTGGAAAGTGAGGATAAAAACATGTTTCAAGTTGTGTTAGATGAACAGCAACGCAAGGAATTAAGCAACGATATTTATAACACTGTTAAAAATGCAATTAGTAAAGCAAAACAAGAAGAACAACACGCTAAGCCCTATTTAAATAAAAAAGAAATGGCTAAATGGTTAGGCGTTTCAACTGATACTATTTATAAATTTATTAGAAATGGTTTACCAGTTGCAAATATAGACGGGATGCAACTAATCGGAAAAGAAACCATCATTAATTTTTTAAAAGAACATGAAGAACTTATTTAAACAAAATAAAAAAGCCGTTTAAAAAACGACTTAATAAATAGAGAAATACAAAAAGAGTTTGCCCACTCTTATAATTTCGAGAAACGACTTTTTACTTAAATTACAAGCATAAAAGATGACCCTTAAACTTAATTTTAACAGCAATAAATAAAATAAACAACACCATTAAAGGATGAATTAAATGAACACAAAACAAAAAGCGTTACAGCTTGCTAAAAACAAATTTAAAGTATTTCAGTTATCGCATAACAGCAAAATACCTCTTAAAAATTCTCATGGCTATAAAGATGCTACTAATGATATTGATTTAATTAAACAAACTTATCATAAACAAAATAATCTAGGACTAGCATTATCGCAAAATAAATTAGTGCTTATTGATATTGATATAAGTAATCAAAATCAATTAAAGGAAGTTTTAATTGAACTTAAAAAAAGAAATTACAACTTACCTCAAACATATACCGAGAGAACCCAAAGCGGTGGAACTCATCTAATTTATAAAACTAATAAATCACTAACGCCAACTAATAAAACATTATTCAATTTAGGTAATCATCTTGGCGCAGAAATACGAACAGACGGCGTTATTATTTCGCCCTCTTGCGTTGCTGAATACATTTATAAACCGATTAATAATATTAGTCTACAAGATGCAACTAAAGCGCCACGTTGGATATATAACGAATTACAACAGCATCCAAACACTGATTTTCATTACAAAATAAGAGTACCAACTAATAAATATTACACTGGTAAAAAATTAGATGAGATAGCAAAAGGAACAGGACAAGGAAACCGCAATAACTGGCTTACTGGCGTTATTGGTTGGCTTTTTGGAACTGGTGCAGACCCTGAAACAGTTTACCAGTTTGCGCATGCTATCAATGATACCTTTATTAGTCCACCATTGAAAAATAAAGAAGTAAATACAATATTCAAAAGCATATTAAGGAGGATGACCGCGTAAATGATGCTTATTGACGAAGAAACACAAAAGAATATGGAAAAGTTACGTAAATTACAACAATCAAATAATGAACCACCCAAAACAAACCAAGAACTATTTAGCAAATTGAAACAGGCGGGCAATAATTTGCGTAAAAATAAAGAATACACTATTGAAAGCGGAGCGCATAAAGGAGAAGTAAGAAAGCCACGTTTAACATTCAGAGAAATAACTAACATTGTTGAAAAATATGCAATTTTTAGAACTATTGGAGAAAATGAGAAAGAATTAGAACAATCGCCGTTATATTGGTATGACTTAGACAACGGAATATATACAAAGAATATAAAAAGAATTAGTACGCTGATTAATTATGTAGATAATCAAGCAACCGAAAGAATGATTAAAGAAATTAGGAATAAGTTACTTATTGAATGTAAAGAAACATCTAGAACGTATGATAATAATTTAACTATTGTAAATAATGGCATCTATAACCGTGAAAAAGATAAATTATTGCCCTTTAGTCCTGATTATGTATTTACTACAAAAATAGCGACTAATTACAACCCGAATGCATCCACTGAACCCGTTTATAATGGTTGGTCTGTTTCTAAATGGTTTAATGAAATTGCAAACGGACAACAAGACAAGATTAATCTATTATGGCAAATTATCACGGCTAGCATTGACGCTAATATTTCGCATGAAGCTGCTATCTTTTTAGTAGATAACGGACAAGGAAGAACAGGAAAAAGCACTTTTGAAAAATTGATAATGAACTTAGTTGGCGAAGAAAATTGCGGACAATTAAAACTAATTGAGTTTGAAGATGATTTTAAACTTGCGGGCGTGGATGAAAAAGCCGTAATTATTGGAGATGATAATGACCCAAATACATTTAATGAAAATAGTAGCAATTTTAAATCTTTAGTAACTGGCGAAACAATGATTATTAACCCGAAAGGACTACCCTTATATTACAACCGTTTTAATAGTTTAATCATTCAATCAATGAATGGCGTACCACGTTTTAAAGATAGTACAGACGCTCATTTAAGACGGTTTAGAATTGTAAAATTTAATCATCAATACCAAGCGACGCCTAAAAATAGAAAAATCAAAGATGATTATATTAATCGTAAAGAACTACTTGAATGGCTTTTATATAAAGCCTTGCATAGCAAACCAGTAACTACATTTATTCAAACAGACGAAAGCAACAATGCAACACAAGAGATTAAAGAAGATAATGACGCCGTTTATTATTTTATTAATAAATATTTGGACGAGTTAGAAAGTACACGCATACCAAGCTCATT from Ligilactobacillus cholophilus harbors:
- a CDS encoding DNA primase family protein, with the protein product MMLIDEETQKNMEKLRKLQQSNNEPPKTNQELFSKLKQAGNNLRKNKEYTIESGAHKGEVRKPRLTFREITNIVEKYAIFRTIGENEKELEQSPLYWYDLDNGIYTKNIKRISTLINYVDNQATERMIKEIRNKLLIECKETSRTYDNNLTIVNNGIYNREKDKLLPFSPDYVFTTKIATNYNPNASTEPVYNGWSVSKWFNEIANGQQDKINLLWQIITASIDANISHEAAIFLVDNGQGRTGKSTFEKLIMNLVGEENCGQLKLIEFEDDFKLAGVDEKAVIIGDDNDPNTFNENSSNFKSLVTGETMIINPKGLPLYYNRFNSLIIQSMNGVPRFKDSTDAHLRRFRIVKFNHQYQATPKNRKIKDDYINRKELLEWLLYKALHSKPVTTFIQTDESNNATQEIKEDNDAVYYFINKYLDELESTRIPSSFLFNYFMVCMDMENNHQKIKQRTFTLRVQKILKNKGWEYTPTPRLKPLKYWSGKDQQKLDELRNDQRYLCNVDPDKYQRLFYKK